A single region of the Lactobacillus xylocopicola genome encodes:
- a CDS encoding 6-phospho-beta-glucosidase, translating into MYSAKMPDGFLWGGAVAAHQLEGAWDVDGKGMSVADVMTVGSATQPREITDGVIAGKNYPNHSAIDFYHHYEEDIKLMAEMGFKAFRTSIAWTRIFPNGDDEQPNEAGLKFYDDLFATCHQYGIEPVITLSHFEIPFNLVKKYRGFTNRKLIDFFVRFATVCFERYRDSVKYWMTFNEIDNQSSYNNDFLMATNSGVILDKLTDQEKEAAMYQAAHYELVASALAVKIGHKINPDFQIGCMINYSPVRPLTPSSDDVLLADKYEQRRAWFSDVHVFGEYPNEVEAYITRNGYRPDITDEDRVVLKEGTVDYVGFSYYQSTTVSAEKVNPDQLNDLEKAVAVNPTLERSDWGWEIDPEGLRISLNHLTDRYHKPLFIVENGLGAYDKVEADGSIHDDYRVDYMKQHISEMEKAVEIDGVDLMGYLPWGPIDLVSAGTGQMDKRYGFIYVDKNDAGEGNLMRSRKDSFDWYKKVIQTNGLDLD; encoded by the coding sequence ATGTATTCAGCAAAAATGCCAGATGGTTTTTTATGGGGCGGCGCCGTTGCTGCTCACCAATTAGAAGGTGCTTGGGATGTTGACGGTAAGGGCATGTCCGTTGCCGATGTCATGACTGTTGGCTCAGCTACTCAGCCTCGTGAAATTACCGATGGAGTTATTGCCGGGAAAAATTACCCTAATCACAGCGCAATTGACTTTTACCACCACTATGAGGAAGATATCAAGTTAATGGCTGAAATGGGCTTTAAGGCCTTCAGAACTTCAATTGCTTGGACCAGAATTTTTCCAAATGGGGACGATGAGCAGCCCAATGAGGCCGGTCTAAAATTCTATGATGACCTGTTTGCTACGTGCCACCAATATGGAATTGAACCGGTAATCACCCTCTCACACTTTGAGATTCCGTTTAATTTAGTCAAAAAATATCGTGGCTTTACCAACCGCAAGTTAATCGACTTTTTTGTTCGCTTTGCAACGGTCTGCTTTGAACGTTACCGGGACAGCGTTAAGTACTGGATGACTTTCAATGAGATTGACAACCAATCTTCCTACAATAATGATTTTTTGATGGCTACTAATTCCGGGGTGATTTTAGATAAGCTCACCGATCAAGAAAAAGAAGCAGCAATGTACCAAGCAGCCCATTACGAGCTGGTGGCCTCTGCTTTAGCCGTTAAAATTGGTCACAAGATCAATCCCGACTTCCAAATTGGTTGTATGATTAACTATTCTCCGGTCCGGCCATTAACGCCTTCATCAGACGACGTGCTGCTGGCAGACAAGTATGAACAAAGACGCGCTTGGTTCTCCGATGTTCACGTCTTCGGTGAATATCCTAACGAGGTTGAGGCTTACATTACCCGTAACGGCTATCGGCCTGACATTACAGATGAGGACCGCGTTGTTCTAAAGGAAGGCACAGTTGACTATGTTGGCTTTAGTTACTACCAGTCAACAACCGTTTCTGCCGAAAAAGTTAATCCCGATCAACTAAATGATTTAGAAAAAGCCGTTGCTGTCAATCCAACCTTGGAGCGAAGCGACTGGGGCTGGGAAATTGATCCAGAAGGTTTGCGGATTTCTCTGAACCACTTGACCGACCGTTATCACAAGCCATTATTCATCGTTGAAAACGGCTTAGGTGCTTACGATAAGGTCGAAGCTGACGGTTCAATCCACGATGACTACCGAGTTGACTATATGAAACAGCATATTTCAGAAATGGAAAAAGCAGTTGAAATCGATGGTGTAGACTTGATGGGTTACCTGCCATGGGGACCAATTGACCTGGTATCAGCAGGTACTGGTCAAATGGATAAACGTTATGGCTTTATCTATGTTGACAAAAATGACGCTGGCGAAGGTAACCTAATGCGTTCACGCAAGGATTCCTTTGACTGGTATAAGAAAGTGATCCAAACTAACGGTTTAGATCTCGACTAG
- a CDS encoding PTS cellobiose transporter subunit IIA yields the protein MTDNKVKANEVERKKREDKIKYLYFSRYLMLRYIVTFFLFANLFWWLILIQDKVGVGMTVAGLMTVGAGAAAVEQLTKLHHRKLDVPVTRIYLWLQVAVNLFLSCLVVLPIRPWFFPFITTSNTAYVVLAILLSGIVLACVAEQRIHNILIGKDKYQQVIDIYQKEK from the coding sequence ATGACAGACAATAAAGTTAAGGCAAACGAAGTTGAACGTAAAAAACGTGAAGATAAAATTAAATATCTCTATTTCAGTCGATATTTAATGTTGCGGTATATTGTGACCTTTTTTTTATTTGCCAACCTCTTTTGGTGGTTGATTTTAATCCAGGATAAAGTGGGAGTAGGGATGACGGTTGCGGGCCTAATGACGGTTGGTGCTGGAGCCGCAGCGGTGGAACAACTGACCAAATTGCATCATCGGAAGCTTGATGTGCCAGTGACACGTATCTATCTTTGGCTGCAAGTGGCGGTTAATCTGTTCTTAAGTTGCCTTGTTGTTCTGCCAATCAGACCGTGGTTTTTCCCTTTTATCACGACGAGCAATACGGCCTATGTAGTTCTGGCTATCCTGCTGAGTGGAATTGTGCTTGCGTGCGTAGCTGAACAGCGGATTCATAATATTCTTATTGGCAAAGACAAGTATCAGCAAGTAATTGATATCTATCAAAAAGAAAAATAA
- a CDS encoding PTS sugar transporter subunit IIB, giving the protein MAKQTIMLNCSAGMSTSLLVTKMQQAAEEQGIDAKIFAVPAAEADNHIEQDDLDCVLLGPQVRYMENDFKNKVKGRGKDGKDIPLSVIDMRAYGMMDGKKVLQQAEDLING; this is encoded by the coding sequence ATGGCAAAACAGACAATTATGCTAAATTGTAGTGCTGGAATGAGTACTTCATTACTGGTAACTAAAATGCAGCAGGCAGCCGAAGAACAAGGGATTGATGCGAAGATTTTCGCTGTTCCAGCAGCGGAGGCCGATAACCACATTGAGCAGGATGATTTGGATTGTGTTTTGCTGGGGCCACAGGTTCGTTACATGGAAAATGACTTTAAAAACAAGGTCAAAGGTCGCGGAAAAGATGGCAAAGATATCCCACTAAGCGTGATTGACATGCGCGCTTACGGTATGATGGACGGCAAGAAGGTTTTACAACAAGCTGAAGACCTAATTAACGGGTAA
- a CDS encoding PTS sugar transporter subunit IIA, producing the protein MTGVIICTHGSSAPELLNSAEMICGKQVNCRTVNFAMGESLDDLEQELRQAIASLSGPIIGLTDLKGGTPFNILVKLVASQPDMEIVTGVNIPLLLELFINREQVALKELVKLAVEAGKSGVYHYQEETPSKTDEEF; encoded by the coding sequence ATGACTGGAGTGATAATCTGTACCCATGGCAGTTCTGCACCAGAATTATTGAATTCTGCGGAAATGATTTGTGGAAAACAAGTAAACTGCCGTACTGTAAACTTTGCAATGGGCGAATCGCTAGATGATTTAGAGCAAGAATTGCGTCAAGCAATCGCCTCACTTTCTGGACCAATAATCGGTCTAACCGACTTGAAAGGTGGGACTCCGTTCAACATCTTGGTAAAACTAGTTGCTAGCCAACCAGATATGGAAATTGTGACCGGAGTGAATATTCCACTACTACTTGAATTGTTTATTAACCGTGAACAAGTTGCGCTTAAAGAGTTAGTCAAGCTAGCGGTTGAAGCAGGGAAAAGCGGTGTATACCACTATCAAGAGGAAACACCAAGCAAGACTGATGAAGAATTTTAA
- a CDS encoding PTS lactose/cellobiose transporter subunit IIA: MAENNTSEQATLESAMGLIVNGGNAKSSAFEAIRLAKTGDIEGARAKLKEADEALNEAHNSQTGMLTKEAQGGHTTVTLLVVHSQDHLMNAITFRDLAGEMVDLYEKLYESGTLTK, from the coding sequence ATGGCAGAAAATAATACATCTGAACAGGCAACTTTGGAATCAGCGATGGGCTTAATTGTCAATGGTGGTAACGCCAAAAGTTCGGCATTTGAGGCTATTCGGCTGGCAAAAACAGGTGATATTGAAGGTGCTCGGGCCAAACTGAAGGAAGCTGATGAAGCGCTCAACGAGGCCCATAATTCGCAAACAGGAATGCTAACCAAAGAGGCACAGGGTGGTCATACCACGGTTACCTTGCTGGTGGTGCACTCACAAGATCACCTGATGAACGCAATTACCTTCAGAGATTTAGCTGGTGAAATGGTCGATTTATACGAAAAACTGTATGAATCTGGTACTTTAACCAAGTAA
- a CDS encoding SIS domain-containing protein: MRKYNQEKLVNSMNGALKLREQINEIIDPLFEQGISNICWLGIGGTYASGMQANIHMKEKTALETFYQNAAEYLVTGNKRITAKTLVVISSVTGNTQEMVDAVKRLNEVGATILGFMDDSKAKLAASLTYCISYPENEQLKFFMVGDRLMYLNGEFPDYEDFYQEMDAHFAEDIAQIGKQADDFAQEFAIKHHEDALHYFVGAGNQWGATYSYAMCYWEEQHWLRTRAIESAEFFHGMFEVVERDTPVTVYVGEDTQRALSVRVAKFLPEICGNYTIIDTKDYALPGFSEKYRGTLSPFVFHEINNRIDVHIEHLNRHPMDIRRYYRALDY; this comes from the coding sequence ATGCGTAAATATAATCAAGAAAAATTAGTTAACAGTATGAATGGCGCGCTTAAGTTGCGTGAACAGATTAATGAGATCATCGATCCCTTATTTGAACAAGGGATTTCAAATATTTGTTGGTTGGGCATTGGTGGTACATACGCTTCTGGGATGCAGGCCAATATCCATATGAAAGAAAAGACCGCCCTAGAAACGTTTTATCAAAATGCTGCTGAGTATCTCGTTACTGGCAACAAGCGAATTACTGCTAAAACCTTGGTAGTGATTTCATCAGTTACTGGTAACACGCAGGAAATGGTCGATGCTGTTAAGCGGTTGAATGAGGTAGGGGCAACTATCTTGGGCTTCATGGATGATTCTAAGGCCAAACTAGCTGCAAGTTTAACCTACTGCATTTCATACCCGGAAAATGAACAACTGAAGTTTTTCATGGTTGGTGACCGGCTAATGTACCTAAATGGTGAATTTCCAGACTACGAAGACTTCTATCAGGAAATGGACGCCCACTTTGCTGAAGATATTGCTCAAATTGGTAAGCAAGCAGATGATTTTGCGCAAGAGTTTGCTATTAAGCACCATGAAGATGCACTTCATTACTTTGTTGGTGCCGGTAACCAATGGGGGGCAACTTATTCTTACGCTATGTGTTATTGGGAAGAGCAACACTGGCTTAGAACGCGCGCAATTGAGTCTGCTGAATTCTTTCATGGAATGTTTGAAGTGGTGGAACGTGATACTCCCGTTACGGTATATGTTGGCGAGGATACACAAAGAGCACTCAGTGTGCGGGTAGCTAAGTTCTTACCGGAAATTTGTGGTAATTACACCATTATTGATACCAAAGATTATGCTTTACCAGGCTTTTCAGAAAAGTACCGCGGAACTTTGTCGCCCTTTGTTTTCCATGAAATTAATAACCGGATTGATGTCCATATTGAACATCTCAACCGGCACCCGATGGATATCCGGCGCTATTATCGTGCCTTAGATTATTAA